A DNA window from Turicibacter sp. TJ11 contains the following coding sequences:
- a CDS encoding SNF2 helicase associated domain-containing protein has translation MNLNPSMIKDRAANPAVFSRAQSFYNSGGKIQYYITYDSVDFYQIFGEVTEDEERHQVLINLDEKSQFIHHQCDCGTFTAKFGSCKHVIATLLKVYDDQIHNKLVIHSSADEEEGLIDELLSAYEANLTTDFNYEMYTKDVVLYPKLVVKSLDEIHLEVSIGHQRPYVVRDIYKLASDIWNENVVSYGKELQFKHSIQHFDEQSRPLAQFICEIVKEYDIYAKQLPTLGPIKSTRSIILTPAWLDKFYDLYKRETISCELEGLMSEHAILYPYEPKLEFRLTQQKNDYYFSHNMGPFKLVDGQKYTYIICEREAYRCGASFIKPLLPILKTMIQSPHFELKLNEAEMGKFLSLVMPKIKSYVRDVSLDALYEKFKVYPLTIKFYLDSLKRGNIGLKIQFCYGDTVIEANDPHSFEQNTTILRDANKEAKTLAMIEQYLFEKSKDGSYVLSDEDGIYSFIHEGVHELKQLGDVYASDTFKAIKIKEPQSFSVGIHLKNDWLSVNFEDLEFGASEYKKILASYRQNKKYFRLKDGSFLHLKNQYVDTLASFVDDLNLNDSDLDEDEILIPKYRALYLDQLTTMSQSLDVKRGDSFNEMIDEFKHVDEADYNVPNELESILRDYQKTGYRWLKTLAKYQMGGILADDMGLGKTIQVISVLLSEKEQTKKPSLIVAPSSLVYNWESEIHKFAPSLKTQIIQGDPATRKQLIAKSDHHDILITSYDLIRRDIESYQTQRFRYCILDEAHYIKNHTTLNAKAAKKINSEVRFALTGTPIENSLSDLWSIFDFILPGYFGTYSQFKKKYEAPVMRQENLNLLSRIHQQVAPFILRRLKKEVLKELPEKIETNMYCEMDKTQRDLYHAMVYAMKEEMNQEIQVQGIERSRIKILALLMRLRQICCDPSLYLENYQGESAKLKLCLELVDECISSGHKVLIFSQFTSMLDILSKEFKAKQIEHLILTGSTKSSDRLKLTEQFNADQTPVFLISLKAGGTGLNLTGADVVIHYDPWWNMSVQNQATDRAHRLGQEKTVQVFKLFVKNTIEEKIERLQQRKRDLTEAIVQEGETFINQLSSEELTALFESDDDF, from the coding sequence GTGAATTTAAACCCGAGTATGATTAAAGATCGTGCAGCTAATCCTGCTGTTTTTTCGCGTGCTCAGTCATTTTATAATAGTGGGGGAAAAATTCAGTATTATATCACTTATGATTCTGTTGACTTTTATCAGATCTTTGGGGAAGTGACTGAGGATGAGGAGAGACATCAAGTTCTTATTAATTTAGATGAGAAGAGTCAGTTTATTCATCATCAATGTGATTGTGGAACGTTTACTGCTAAATTTGGCTCATGTAAACATGTCATTGCCACTTTATTGAAGGTGTATGATGATCAAATTCATAATAAATTAGTCATTCATTCAAGTGCCGACGAAGAAGAGGGACTAATTGATGAGCTATTGTCTGCTTATGAGGCAAATTTAACAACTGATTTTAATTATGAGATGTATACAAAAGATGTGGTGCTTTATCCGAAACTAGTCGTCAAATCGCTCGATGAAATTCATCTTGAAGTTTCAATCGGGCATCAACGTCCTTATGTTGTTCGAGATATTTATAAGTTAGCAAGTGATATTTGGAATGAAAATGTAGTGAGTTATGGGAAAGAACTCCAATTTAAACATTCGATTCAACATTTTGATGAACAATCACGTCCATTAGCTCAGTTTATTTGTGAAATCGTTAAAGAATATGATATTTATGCGAAGCAACTTCCAACGTTAGGTCCTATCAAATCGACTCGATCAATTATTTTAACACCAGCTTGGTTAGATAAGTTTTATGATCTTTATAAGCGTGAAACCATTTCATGTGAGTTAGAGGGCTTAATGAGTGAACACGCCATTCTTTATCCTTATGAGCCAAAGCTTGAATTTCGATTAACGCAACAAAAAAATGACTATTATTTCTCACATAATATGGGACCTTTTAAACTAGTGGATGGACAAAAATATACGTATATTATTTGTGAACGAGAAGCTTATCGCTGCGGCGCATCGTTTATAAAACCACTTTTACCTATTTTAAAAACAATGATTCAGTCTCCTCATTTTGAATTAAAACTAAATGAAGCAGAAATGGGCAAATTTTTATCGTTAGTCATGCCTAAAATTAAATCTTATGTCCGAGATGTTTCCTTAGATGCTTTATATGAAAAATTTAAAGTGTATCCGTTAACGATTAAATTTTATTTAGATTCATTAAAACGCGGGAATATTGGTTTAAAGATTCAATTTTGTTATGGTGACACGGTGATTGAAGCGAATGATCCTCATTCATTTGAACAAAATACAACGATTTTAAGAGATGCTAATAAAGAAGCTAAGACACTCGCAATGATTGAACAATATCTTTTTGAAAAATCAAAAGATGGAAGCTATGTTTTATCAGATGAAGATGGCATTTATTCCTTTATTCATGAGGGCGTTCATGAGTTAAAACAGTTAGGTGATGTTTATGCATCCGATACGTTTAAAGCGATTAAGATTAAAGAACCACAGTCTTTTTCAGTGGGAATTCATTTGAAAAATGATTGGTTAAGTGTTAACTTTGAAGATTTAGAGTTTGGTGCCTCTGAGTACAAAAAGATTTTGGCATCGTATCGTCAAAATAAAAAGTATTTCCGTTTAAAAGATGGTTCCTTCCTTCATTTAAAAAATCAATATGTGGACACGTTAGCATCCTTTGTTGATGATTTAAATTTAAATGATTCAGATCTTGATGAAGATGAAATCTTAATTCCTAAGTATCGGGCATTGTATCTTGATCAACTAACAACTATGAGTCAATCTCTTGATGTGAAGCGTGGGGATTCCTTTAATGAGATGATTGATGAATTTAAACACGTAGATGAGGCTGATTACAACGTGCCAAATGAGCTTGAATCCATCTTACGTGATTATCAAAAAACGGGATATCGTTGGTTAAAAACATTGGCTAAGTACCAAATGGGAGGTATTTTAGCTGATGATATGGGGCTTGGGAAAACGATACAGGTAATCTCGGTTTTATTATCAGAAAAAGAACAGACCAAAAAACCTTCTTTAATTGTTGCTCCAAGTTCGCTAGTTTATAACTGGGAAAGTGAAATTCATAAATTTGCCCCAAGCTTAAAGACACAAATTATTCAAGGTGATCCTGCCACAAGAAAACAATTAATTGCTAAAAGCGATCATCACGATATTTTAATTACCTCGTATGATTTAATTAGACGAGACATTGAAAGCTATCAAACGCAGCGTTTTAGATATTGTATTCTTGATGAGGCACACTACATTAAAAATCATACGACGTTAAATGCAAAAGCCGCCAAAAAGATTAACAGTGAAGTTCGCTTTGCCTTAACGGGAACGCCGATTGAAAATTCGTTATCGGATTTATGGTCCATTTTTGATTTTATTTTACCGGGTTATTTTGGCACTTACAGTCAATTTAAAAAGAAATATGAAGCGCCTGTCATGAGACAAGAAAACTTAAACTTATTAAGTCGTATTCATCAACAAGTGGCACCGTTTATTTTACGTCGTCTGAAAAAAGAAGTTTTAAAAGAGTTACCAGAAAAAATCGAAACTAATATGTACTGTGAGATGGATAAAACACAGCGAGATTTATATCACGCGATGGTTTATGCAATGAAAGAGGAAATGAATCAAGAAATTCAAGTTCAGGGCATTGAACGTAGTCGAATTAAAATTTTAGCGCTTTTAATGCGATTACGTCAAATTTGTTGCGACCCATCTTTATATTTAGAAAATTATCAAGGAGAAAGTGCAAAATTAAAACTTTGTTTAGAACTTGTGGATGAATGTATTTCATCGGGTCATAAAGTTTTAATCTTCTCTCAATTTACGTCGATGCTTGATATTTTATCTAAAGAATTTAAAGCGAAACAAATTGAACATCTGATCTTAACGGGTTCAACGAAAAGTAGTGACAGACTCAAATTAACGGAACAATTTAACGCCGATCAAACACCAGTCTTTTTAATTTCATTAAAAGCGGGTGGAACAGGATTAAACTTAACAGGTGCAGACGTTGTCATTCACTATGATCCATGGTGGAACATGAGTGTCCAAAACCAAGCAACCGATCGAGCTCACCGTTTAGGACAAGAAAAAACGGTTCAAGTCTTTAAGTTATTCGTTAAAAACACGATTGAAGAAAAAATTGAGCGTCTGCAACAGCGAAAACGTGATTTAACGGAAGCCATCGTTCAAGAAGGCGAGACATTTATTAATCAATTAAGTAGTGAAGAATTGACGGCACTTTTTGAAAGTGATGATGATTTTTAA
- the trpS gene encoding tryptophan--tRNA ligase, whose translation MARILSAIQPSGTLTIGNYLGALKNFVKLQDEHECLFFIVDQHAITVPQDRLELRKKIKELTALYLACGLDPEKATIFVQSEVPGHTQLAWMLTCNTSMGELERMTQFKDKSQKLASKGQGIGVGLFMYPVLMAADILLYDVDFVPVGDDQKQHLELTRDLAERFNNRFGETFKIPEPLIAKTGARIMSLQEPTKKMSKSDDNPRNFILMTDEPNVIRKKIKSAVTDSDGVIAFDRENKPGLSNLLEIYSTMTGESIDSIVARYEGCGYGQFKSDLAEVVVRELEPIQARMKELLNSSLIDEVLDRGAEQANRMAFKKVKKVEHKMGLGRKK comes from the coding sequence ATGGCAAGAATTTTATCTGCAATTCAACCATCAGGAACGTTAACGATTGGAAATTATTTAGGAGCCTTAAAAAATTTCGTTAAATTACAAGATGAGCATGAATGTTTATTTTTCATTGTGGATCAACATGCAATTACCGTTCCACAAGATCGCTTAGAATTACGTAAAAAAATTAAAGAATTAACGGCTCTTTATTTGGCCTGTGGTTTAGATCCAGAAAAAGCGACCATCTTTGTTCAATCAGAAGTACCAGGACATACACAATTAGCATGGATGTTAACGTGTAATACATCAATGGGTGAATTAGAGCGTATGACACAGTTTAAAGATAAATCTCAAAAGTTAGCTTCTAAAGGTCAGGGCATTGGGGTAGGATTATTTATGTATCCTGTTTTAATGGCAGCAGATATTTTATTATATGATGTTGATTTTGTTCCAGTGGGTGATGACCAAAAACAACACTTAGAATTAACGCGTGATTTAGCGGAGCGCTTTAATAACCGTTTTGGAGAAACGTTTAAAATTCCTGAACCGTTAATCGCCAAAACAGGAGCACGCATTATGTCATTACAAGAACCAACGAAGAAAATGAGTAAGTCAGATGATAATCCACGTAACTTTATCTTAATGACAGATGAACCAAACGTCATTCGTAAAAAAATTAAATCAGCCGTGACGGATTCAGATGGTGTGATTGCGTTTGATCGTGAAAATAAACCAGGATTATCAAATTTATTAGAAATCTATTCAACAATGACAGGTGAGTCAATTGATTCGATTGTCGCGCGTTATGAAGGTTGCGGTTACGGACAGTTTAAATCTGATTTAGCAGAAGTTGTTGTTCGTGAATTAGAACCAATTCAAGCACGTATGAAAGAATTATTAAATTCTTCGTTAATTGATGAAGTACTTGATCGCGGAGCGGAACAGGCGAATCGAATGGCATTTAAAAAAGTTAAAAAAGTCGAACATAAGATGGGATTAGGTCGTAAAAAATAA
- a CDS encoding DJ-1/PfpI family protein, whose product MGKVLVFLFDGMTDYEITFICHVLNTDAGKDIITVAYEDRVVKAQSGFSFEPDCTISEVVDLQADGLILCGGRSVDIKPSLMKLIQRFNQERKLLAAIGSAGTIMLAKSGVLDEATYTTTLTEWSTKYQYVYGIQDPFPRDNYIEKRLVRDRHIITAQPIAFLDFTLEICAWFKLFQNHQEKHAFAKLIKGA is encoded by the coding sequence ATGGGGAAAGTTTTGGTTTTTTTATTTGATGGAATGACCGATTATGAAATTACATTCATTTGTCATGTGTTAAATACAGATGCAGGAAAAGATATTATTACGGTTGCTTATGAAGATCGTGTCGTCAAAGCACAGTCAGGTTTTTCTTTTGAACCAGATTGCACGATTTCTGAAGTGGTCGATTTACAAGCAGATGGTTTAATTCTTTGCGGAGGGCGATCAGTCGACATTAAACCATCATTAATGAAATTGATTCAACGTTTTAATCAAGAACGAAAGCTATTAGCTGCGATTGGAAGTGCTGGAACGATTATGTTAGCTAAATCAGGTGTTTTAGATGAAGCAACTTATACAACGACGCTAACGGAGTGGTCGACGAAGTATCAGTATGTTTACGGAATTCAAGACCCATTTCCAAGAGATAATTATATTGAAAAACGATTAGTGAGAGATCGTCATATTATTACGGCACAACCGATTGCTTTTTTAGATTTCACATTAGAAATTTGTGCTTGGTTTAAACTATTTCAAAATCATCAAGAAAAACATGCGTTTGCTAAATTAATTAAAGGGGCATAA
- a CDS encoding DUF4352 domain-containing protein — protein MLDAQLILRLCAFLCFMTGIFSPGIVIKWGLSSSIVRRRTLTAFSGLIVLFILVNQPDMSEPKAYLENETAESKQVFLFSSLEDEEEMKVYKVADTGYTQHLSIEVIDEQTTKGNDVYQAPEGYQFVQVTYQITNQLEDPYTLDMNELQLQTETSEMLSPQLVDESSTRLILDPKKSEELSLIYLQPIDEAYLTVTYLPLHYEMGSEDEETEDLVVSKIGEVLKTKQAMIQVHDMSRMTQKEKVGYEYIEVSLSIKNPTNQLITYYPFHFELGCSLSPSNTKPMIGVTEANTLTITELAGGGLVSGTLLFEVPKGASELTLFYNEPGLFTKQRYQINLMETTPQPLPLQSEVTLEEHEQNLTQENGMNLEILNTEFTTKTQYSQASSHRQFILVEVKLSNISADIKEYTTYDFKLMNDQGRLLLPSLFLVDNEHELKNGALHPNEEVSGYVLFEASDLHDEFTLVYSSNHWETSNYLIHKISEN, from the coding sequence ATGCTAGACGCACAATTAATCTTACGACTTTGCGCCTTCTTATGTTTTATGACTGGAATCTTTAGCCCAGGCATTGTGATTAAATGGGGACTTTCATCTTCCATCGTAAGAAGACGTACCTTAACCGCTTTTAGTGGTCTCATTGTTCTTTTTATCTTAGTAAATCAGCCTGATATGTCCGAACCTAAGGCCTACTTAGAAAATGAAACGGCGGAGTCAAAACAAGTCTTTCTCTTTTCATCACTTGAAGATGAAGAGGAAATGAAAGTATATAAAGTCGCAGATACTGGCTACACACAGCATTTATCAATTGAAGTAATTGATGAACAAACAACTAAAGGAAATGACGTTTATCAAGCACCAGAGGGCTATCAATTCGTTCAAGTCACCTATCAGATCACGAATCAGTTAGAAGACCCTTACACGTTAGATATGAACGAACTACAACTTCAAACGGAAACATCTGAGATGTTATCGCCTCAGTTAGTTGATGAATCGTCAACCAGATTAATTCTCGATCCTAAAAAAAGTGAAGAACTTTCACTCATTTATTTGCAACCGATTGATGAAGCTTACTTAACGGTGACTTACTTACCGTTACATTATGAAATGGGAAGTGAGGATGAAGAGACCGAGGACCTTGTCGTTAGCAAAATTGGAGAGGTCTTAAAAACAAAACAGGCGATGATTCAAGTTCATGACATGAGTCGCATGACTCAAAAAGAAAAAGTCGGCTATGAGTACATTGAAGTTTCTTTAAGTATTAAAAATCCAACAAATCAATTGATCACTTATTATCCGTTTCACTTTGAGCTAGGATGTAGCCTAAGTCCATCAAATACTAAGCCGATGATTGGTGTAACTGAAGCAAACACGCTAACAATTACAGAACTTGCAGGCGGGGGATTAGTGAGTGGAACGCTTTTATTTGAAGTGCCAAAAGGAGCCAGTGAGCTAACATTGTTTTATAATGAACCGGGCCTATTTACGAAGCAACGGTATCAGATCAATTTAATGGAGACCACACCGCAACCTCTTCCACTTCAGTCTGAGGTAACGCTTGAGGAACATGAACAAAACTTAACACAAGAAAATGGAATGAACCTCGAGATTTTAAATACCGAGTTTACAACAAAGACTCAATATAGTCAGGCTAGTTCACATCGACAGTTTATCTTAGTTGAAGTCAAACTAAGTAATATATCAGCCGACATTAAAGAGTATACGACGTATGATTTTAAATTAATGAATGATCAAGGACGCTTGCTCTTACCGAGCTTGTTTTTAGTGGATAATGAACATGAACTTAAAAACGGAGCCCTTCATCCAAATGAAGAAGTCAGTGGTTATGTTTTGTTTGAAGCCTCTGATTTGCATGATGAATTTACATTAGTTTATTCATCAAATCATTGGGAAACAAGTAACTATCTCATTCATAAAATTTCTGAAAATTAA
- a CDS encoding class I SAM-dependent methyltransferase → MNQRLFEELIKEEQQSISGWNLSYLKDSERMMKFPLQWKFSNVLKPYLNECGRLLQMGTKDKEMLVSVSSCQKQTRVTMSDEADATVGDELKSLGVEVIPVLTNDLLPFEDEAFDLIINKHESFDASEIERLLHENGYFITEQVGGLNDCELNLWLNVETSESLNKNFRSTINSLRDAGLTIVEEKEDISRTRFYDLGAIVYYLKSKRSPIRDFSVEKYFDRLQVMKGIIDQQGYIDLTKHRFLMIVKKVKHD, encoded by the coding sequence ATGAATCAAAGGCTTTTTGAAGAACTAATTAAAGAAGAACAACAATCAATTTCGGGATGGAATTTAAGTTATTTGAAGGATAGCGAGCGAATGATGAAATTCCCACTACAATGGAAATTTTCAAATGTTTTAAAACCTTATTTAAATGAGTGTGGTCGTCTATTACAGATGGGAACGAAAGATAAAGAGATGTTAGTCTCTGTTTCATCTTGTCAAAAACAAACAAGAGTCACGATGAGTGATGAAGCGGATGCAACAGTTGGAGATGAATTAAAGTCACTTGGAGTTGAAGTCATTCCTGTTTTAACGAATGATTTGTTACCGTTTGAAGATGAGGCATTTGATTTAATCATCAACAAACATGAATCATTTGACGCGAGTGAAATTGAGCGTTTACTTCATGAAAATGGCTACTTTATTACAGAACAAGTCGGGGGACTGAATGATTGTGAGTTAAATTTATGGTTAAATGTAGAGACGTCAGAGTCTTTAAATAAAAATTTCCGTTCGACAATTAATTCCCTAAGAGACGCTGGATTAACCATTGTTGAAGAGAAAGAAGATATTTCTCGAACACGTTTTTATGACCTTGGGGCTATTGTTTATTACTTAAAATCGAAGCGTTCACCCATCCGTGACTTCTCAGTGGAAAAATATTTTGATCGCCTTCAAGTCATGAAGGGAATTATTGATCAACAAGGATATATTGATTTAACAAAGCATCGATTTTTAATGATTGTAAAAAAAGTTAAGCACGACTAG
- a CDS encoding ZIP family metal transporter, with the protein MEWFASLSPVIQALCATIFTWGVTALGAATVLFFKNINKRLLDGMLGFGAGVMIAASFWSLLNPALELSEQLGSEIVWLSPAIGFLIGGLFVVLSERLMDRFYFNQWRDKECKNSLKRSLLLVSAVTIHNIPEGLAVGVAFGGVVAGIEGASLVSAILLAIGIGLQNFPEGAAVSLPLRREGYSRMRSFLSGQASGLVEPIAGVIGAFAAISVRGLLPFLLSFAAGAMISVVASELIPESARDNKNLAAIGVIIGFMVMMIMDVALG; encoded by the coding sequence ATGGAATGGTTTGCTAGTCTTTCCCCAGTCATTCAAGCCTTATGTGCGACGATTTTTACTTGGGGAGTTACAGCTCTTGGAGCTGCTACAGTTCTCTTCTTCAAAAACATAAACAAACGATTACTAGATGGAATGCTTGGTTTTGGTGCAGGGGTGATGATTGCCGCAAGTTTTTGGTCATTATTAAATCCAGCACTTGAACTTTCTGAACAACTAGGTTCTGAAATTGTCTGGCTTAGTCCGGCGATTGGTTTCTTAATAGGTGGTTTATTTGTCGTCTTATCCGAAAGGTTAATGGATAGATTTTACTTCAATCAATGGCGAGATAAAGAGTGTAAAAACTCGTTAAAACGAAGTTTATTGCTTGTCTCAGCAGTTACCATTCACAATATCCCAGAGGGATTAGCTGTTGGGGTTGCTTTTGGTGGAGTCGTTGCTGGTATAGAAGGTGCTTCTTTAGTTTCAGCGATTTTACTTGCGATTGGGATTGGGCTTCAAAACTTCCCTGAAGGTGCTGCGGTTTCACTACCACTTCGCCGAGAAGGTTACAGCCGAATGAGATCATTTCTTTCTGGACAAGCATCAGGTTTAGTTGAACCTATTGCCGGTGTGATTGGAGCTTTCGCTGCGATTAGTGTTCGCGGATTGTTACCCTTTTTACTATCTTTTGCTGCAGGAGCTATGATTTCAGTCGTTGCTTCTGAATTAATTCCTGAAAGTGCACGAGATAATAAAAACTTAGCTGCAATTGGTGTAATCATTGGGTTTATGGTCATGATGATCATGGACGTGGCCTTAGGATAA